In the genome of Mangifera indica cultivar Alphonso chromosome 9, CATAS_Mindica_2.1, whole genome shotgun sequence, the window tgaaAATGAGGATCTGAGTGAACTAGCTTTATacgattaaataataaaactacgGATCTTATCTTATGACTAAGACTTAGTATGATTATTTGTGTGTTGCAATTAGGACTTGTGGATTCTTGTGGGAAGGGATCTTATACGTGTCTCACATTATTTCTGGAATATGAGTGGCTCAGATTTCATATCATTGTTGCAGGGAGTTTGATTCAATTGCACACGGGATGTGATCCCGTTCTGTGATTTCGTGATTATGTGGTTCATAATAAGAAAAAGTGGTCCTTTGCCTTTCCAAATGGGAAGATTGAAGTGGTTTAGCTGATTGGTTTATTTGGCAATGCTTAATTTTAACGAATTATGCGCATATATCTATTGTTTGAAATGTGGGCTTCAGTTTGCTAATTTATGTTGTAATGTTGCCTCTTAGgaatattttgaaagaatttctttcaaaataattatctttCTCAGAAATTGTGTTTTGGATGTCAATTTgttcatttcaaaatcaaacatagGGAAAAGGTTGTGCTGAAAGATATGGTCTCTCTTGCAAATGCACAGATAATGTATGAACTATATTTGCTGATCATGATTCATACGCTTTTGTCACAGCTGCTGATGTTTTACTATGGAGGAACAAGAAAATCTCTGCAGGTGTGCTTGGTGGAGCCACTGCTCTGTGGATTCTCTTTGAATTACTTGAATACCACTTACTTACATTGGTCTGCCATATATTGATACTTGCTCTTGCTGTACTTTTCCTATGGTCCAATGCATCCAAGTTTATCAACAAGTAAGGTGTTGGTTATTTTTCCTGTTCTTAAATgtcttttgaattttattaaggCTTGACTTTAGTCCTTTTTTGAAATAGATCAACTCCTCAAATACCAGACGTTAAAATCCCTGAAAAGCATGTTTTGGAAGTTGCTTCTGCTCTGACATATGAAATTAACTGGGGCTTGACTGTCCTGCGAGAAATTGCATCTGGGAGAGATTTGAAGAAATTTCTTGGTGTATGTTGCTTTTAGAGCTCCACTGTTTTAGACATTAGCTTTATGGATGGGCCTATGGTTCCAATTCCTTGTATTTGTTGTTTCCTTGAATTTTATGGATTCACAGCAAAATCCAGTGGCAACAAAAAGCATAAATGTCTATGAACTTAACTATTTAACTCCATggtccacccaaagtatgtagTAAATTGACAActatttcattgtttttatgcaattgacatatttttgttcttttggtAATAGGCCATTGCTGGCTTGTGGGTTCTGTCAATTGTGGGTAGTTGGTGCAACTTCCTGACCTTGTTCTACATATGTAAGTgatccattttttattttattttatttttctcttttatacatgaaagaatttttttgttcGTAGTAATtggatt includes:
- the LOC123224766 gene encoding reticulon-like protein B3 gives rise to the protein MAEHAAESKSFLEKIADKIQDHDSSSSDSDDDKPSQVEAVTTKKWRPFGREKPVHKVLGGGKPADVLLWRNKKISAGVLGGATALWILFELLEYHLLTLVCHILILALAVLFLWSNASKFINKSTPQIPDVKIPEKHVLEVASALTYEINWGLTVLREIASGRDLKKFLGAIAGLWVLSIVGSWCNFLTLFYISFVLLHTVPVIYEKYEDQIDPFAEKALIEIKKQYAVFDEKVLRQVLSKIPKGAFKDKKKE